TTCTTAATGGCATGATGCAAGATATCACACATATATGTTCAGGCACATAGAGAACTTTgtatctaatatatatatatagttcttaaTGTTGACtacaacaaattttttatttggatgACTGCGAATAAAATGTTTAGTGTTGTCTTTTGCATTTTTAGTCTTTAATAAGTAGCAAACTGTAACTTGTTTCAGATAGCTGGTTTGCCTAGCTTTGTCAAGATAATTGAAGTGGGACCAAGAGATGGACTGCAAAACGAGAAAGTAAAGCtgcaaataatatattaaatgtCTCTCATTATTCATTTATAGTTCAAAGCATAATAAATACAAAGTATATTCCTATTTAAGCTGTTTTCATACTTATGCTTaattctgttatttgttttttccttctgtgGTTGTGTATATGTATTAATATGTGCATTTATGTTTACATCTTCAAGTatatttttgcatgtgtgtCAGCACATGTACATCATAGATTAAACACTAAATTTACCTTGTTTTAAagcacttgattttttttataatgttctGATGATACTTCATTGTCTGCATGACAGAATATAGTTCCGACATCTGTCAAGGTTGAGTTTATAAACAAGCTGTCAGAGACAGGTCTACCAGTTATTGAGGTCACCAGCTTTGTCTCACCAAAATGGGTTCCACAGGTTAGTTACAGTGTCTTTGCCTGTTTGTGAATTATAgagttataaaatattattattttggatAGGAAGTTCAAACTTAGTAGTGATGTTTGTGATTGCAAACACAATGGTGGTGGATAAATTGAGCTCAGCATGGGATTACATGGGTAACTATATGCTTTAATTTTAGCTTCATCAAAATGCACTCATTGAAGAAGGAGTGGGGTATTTTAGTAGGACTAAGGAGTGAAACGTTGTAAAGAAATGGGCAGAATAGgaactttaaaaacaagaaaaagaaacggaCAACACAGATTAACGGTGCTACTcaagaataacaaaattttttgcCATAGAGAATTTGCCAGTCTCATTTCCTGAGACTTTCTGTACAAAACTATAAGCTGCTTAAGATGGTTTCAGCTATATATTATTCCATTTTATCCAGATGGCAGATCATAATGAAGTGTTGTCAGCAATACACAGAAAACCAGGTGTGGTGTATACAGCTTTAACACCAAACTTAAAGGGCTTGGAGTCAGCTGTGAGTTTCATATTCTTCCCCTCCTAATCATGCTGCTTCTTAGTTTACTAGCTATAAAAAAGACTTCCAAAATTAACTCTTCACAGTTtggtttattatttgttattgaaAAACCATACTTTCTCAAAGTTCAGGGAGACGCTGAGCTGTAAAGAGTTAATCTAACACAAAGATGTCTCATtagtttaaagataaaaaaagggaAGTGATTGGTAATCCATCAGTGATaaaattttgtagttttataattattctgTTTATGGAAATATTGtatgttaacattttgttttattgtgaggTGGTGGCAGTAAACAGGTAATTACTGTTTGTTTGGACTACAGGCAAGGGCAAGTGTATGActatatgaaaaaaattgaagaaaatttatgaaggtGATAGGTGTACTATTTCATGAAGACTTACTGGTGCCACACATCTTACTACTGGCATTCCTAAAACTGATAAATGAGTACAAAATTCATTTAGAAATTTCATCAACTTTCATTTTTGCTAATATTGGTTTAACATAGAACCAGCCACCATCTCCATTTCAACCAcctgataaaattattttccactGTTTAAATCATTAAGtcatgtatgtgtatctgtCTGAGGCAGaagtttattaatatttcagaTAGCAGCCAATGTTTCAGAAGTGGCAATTTTTGGAGCTGCATCAGAAACATTTAGtcggtgagttttttttttctgtgatgaggagagaaggagagcatgcacatacatactgCTGATCTTTAGAAGCTTTCAGAATGTCTGTTAGCAGGACCAGACTTCAGTTATCATTGTACATTCTCTTTGTCATGTTATTCaatttatttactgttaatTATTGTGAATGCTCTGGTACATGTAAAAAATATAGCTCATAGTTTAAGATTTATGTAAAAATTGTATCATACCCATTAGATACAAATTAAAATGGCCATTAGAGACAATAGTGCTGCATTGAAATGGCTGTATCTTGATATTACTGatattagatttttattttccagaaaaaatatcaactgTTCTATAGAAGAATCTCTGGCCAGATTCAGTGATGTATTGGAGAGAGCAAAAGCAGCAAAGATAAAAGTCAGGGGGTAGGAAGATTGTTAAGACAGTTTGTTTAATCAGTCTTCAAAttgttttactctttcttttttttaaaaaaagtcagttGTTTCAGTGCTTTCTTATAATAATAGTGTCAGCTTTTATAGCAGTATCCTGTAGCCAAAGCCAGGTTTTccacacattacaaacacaaaacacaagacagataAAATTCCTATGGCTCTGTAAAGTTAATGGGGATGCCAGGTCATTTTTTGGCTGGAGGACATTTATAGATCAAGATGTTAATGAAACAGATCTTTTGTCATTGGACTGGAGTAGAGTAGATCAATAATCAAATGTAGATCAAACAGGATATTATCCTGATGATCACAAATGAGAAATTGCAGTATGATGTTGATACTCATGACTGTTTGGCACTGATATAAAGTGTATTCTAGAGATGACttgcaaaaatgaagaaactatGAGGGCATTAGCCAAAGGATAGAGGATTAAGGGTGAAGAGAGAGTTGATATTAtaagaggaataaataaaaagccacaGGCAAGTAAGCAGTCAAACACAACGCTGACGACATTAATAAAAAGTGCAGATCAGTACAACAGGCACTACTAAAGCAACAAATccaggaagaaaacaaatatctggAGACCTTCAAGcctgttaggcaaagggacaccactctccTATCCTTAAGGTGATAAATACATGGAGGAAAACAACAGAATGATGGAATTACTTTATGAAGTTGTAGCAAGcccataaaaacatttatacagcCTTGTGTGTAAAACTTAATACGCTTGGTATTGAATTTTATATCGTGTGGATCCATTTAAGCAGTTCCTGTCAATTTGTAATTGTGTTGGGGAATATAAGAGTTTGAAGATGGTAGGTAGAGTCTAGCTGCAATAGTTAAAAAATGTGTACCTGATCATCTTTGTGCAGGTACGTGTCTTGCGTCTTAGGATGTCCTTATGAAGGGGATATAAAACCAGAGAAGGTGGCAGAGGTCAGTCCTATATTGTTTTcagtgtgttttatattttgacatAGTGCttagaaaaatgtgttaaaattagATTGACATTGAGGATTGTAATGGTTTAAGTGATAAAGTGTTTGGTCATCACCATGCTGCTTATGTCTTCATGACTTTGTCCCAGTATGTCTATTAGAGGTCAATTACCTCAGGCAGTCTAAAGGGACTAGTGTGACCTTCCTGTGTCACATGTTAATTGTGGATAGAAATCCAGCCAATGcattattttcctttccagCCCTAGCGTTTGGAATTTTCTGCCCTATCTCTTTGAGCTGCGGCCACTTTAAAGAGTTTCTAAAGTGATTGTGTTGGAGCCAGTTAATAGCTAGgctttggattttttgtttttttctttctatcaaaGGAAATGGAAGTATTATAATTCCAACAATTAAATTTATTCTTTCAGATTAAATTCAAATTACAGTTTCCATATAAATTGttggggggtttttttggtgCCATCAGTCtatattatttaatgtttttcatatCATTTTAGCTGAACTTGATAAGATATTGTGTATTTTCTCAGCATTAtcttttatgatattttttgttacaggtggcTCAGCGTATGTTTGAGCTTGGATGTTATGAAATATCTTTAGGAGACACAGTGGGGGTAGGAACTCCAGGAGCCATGCGAGTATTGCTATCCACAGTCAGTAAAGTAGTCCCTGTAGCAAACCTTGCAGTTCACTGTCATGACACCTACGGACAGGCTTTGGCTAATATCTTGGCAGCTTTGCAAGTAAGGGTCCATTTCCCAAGTAAGAGGTGGCATACTGCAGAAAATCAATTGAATTACTTGgtgcatttaaaatgtttgttgacatgtagattatttattgctttagtAGATGTCACTGATATGCAGGTAGCagcttgtgaaatgtttgttgtcAACATTTGATAGACCCGAGGTGTGAGATGATGATTCATGCTTTCAGGCTCAGAGATGACAACACATCATCATGGTCTAGCCATGCTTGGGACCTCTTTCGATCAGTCTTAGTTATCCCAAAATAAGTTTTCAGTTTACCTGATTTTCAGTATCTTTGTCTTTTACATTATCTTCCATGTTGTCTTTTGTCAATACAAGATCCCCTATTTTGATTCCCATAAGATGTAGACTTTTCTTTTTAGAGTTGTGCAGGCTACAAATGTTCATATTACTTTATGAAACttctgaaactagtttgtgacaGTGTGATGTTCTAACAAAGTTGTCATTATGGAACCATATTtatgtctgcaaaagttaagccactccaccaaagattgatagttgagcttccataaaaaaaacatcGTATTAACTCTCAACgacattttaaagcaaaactttatttacttccCAAAGATTGCATGCAATGGCAAGGATACAGACCACATATGTACTGATGGTGTTATTACCATGAGTGGCCACACTACGTCGACATGCAATaatcttattgtttttttatatcaacattcattattaatttctgcatttttctttatttcttttattgattattttttcaaagcactttgagcctgcctttgatggtggtgtaaagtgGTATATAAACtgactttaataataataatgtgtacagATGGGGGTTAGTGTGGTGGACAGCTCTGTAGCAGGACTTGGTGGTTGTCCCTATGCTAAAGGAGCCAGCGGCAACATGGCGACAGAGGATGTTGTGTACATGTTGAATGGACTGGCTATTAAAACAGTGAGTTATAGgtataaaatatagaaaaggtGGTATGCACATGCTTATGCATTGACATGTGCAACTATACATAATTTTTCTGGATTTGCCTGCTTTTGTGGATGCGGTGAGATCACTTTATTAACTCAACAGATGAAATTGACTTGattaaacattttgaatgaTATTGGTTGTGTGAAGTACAATGGGTTGCAATATTTACACCTATTAACCTACATTAAAGATAACCATCGATGACACGCtgttttaaagagttttttttttttaaacatttaactgatatgatttttaagaaatatagtttttgtttttttgtactaaattcaaatgaaagttGGTAACTGTATAGAACAGAGAGCTCCTGTCATGAAAGTAAGTCAAACggcacaaatgaaaaaattgaaaaaattatttacacaaaatgtacaaatataaagtgcaaaacaatgaaatattttattagaatatacattaaactTCAGATATTACTTACCATCAAATTGTCATTTTCGGTTGTTGGAGGATAAATCTGTGTTAAATTGAGAAACCGGCAACTGTCTCAAAGATGACTTATTgcctatttttaaatataacaaaataactgATTAATTGACTGTTTTAGCTATTTTATGAAGTAATTTATAGTAGAACAGTTCCTAAAGCTACCAgtagtttcttcccttatttattcatttatttacaaacagtgTGATGTTTTTCGTGACACTACCCTATTTGCGTTATAATGTGCAAAACAGGAACTGGTTGTGAAATGCTTGGAAAAAGTTAATAGATTTGTGGCTATAATCTTGTTTTAAACGAAACTCTAAcggaaaaaaatctataaaatgcAGGGTGTAGACATCAACAAACTTCTGGAGGCAGGACAGTACATCTCCAATGCAATTGGAAGAAAGACAGGGTCCAAAGTAGCATTAGCTACCCATTCATGTTTGTGAAAATGGAGAAGGTATTCTTTTGCTTATGTTCATTGATTTTCTGCTGATTTTTTGTTTCAccaaaatcattattttgtgttttcaagACATTTTCTATTGGTCATGCAACAACTGTTACAAGCTACCCTTTGGGCATTGCTAGTCAGTGAGATTGCCTAGTGGAATAGCATGAGTGGCAATTGCATTCTCAGTCATACAGCATagatttgtcaaaaaaaaaccagcgtgttgcatttatttacacacattgATATATTCAGCTACACTTATCTACACAATCCATGCAGTCATCCTTATTCATGGGCATTAGTGAAGCTAAGAAGTATGCcagttcaataatttgctttgttttaataagaTATGTAATTATCTTTAATGTGATTTCATAGTTTTATGGGAAAAAGTATCTGCTAGTCAACAGCTTGCTCTTTTTCTAATGatattcattgtttttcttcatttgtttcagATAATGCTGCTGAATTTAGGATGCAACAGTTTGAAGACCTCATAAATACTCACAAAAcacttaaaaactttaaaaaaggatGAAGTTACTGAAAACTGTAACTGATGACTGTAAGAATTAtagaaacattttgatttctttttagaTCTTCAATATATGTGATTAAatttgtgcgtgtgcgtgaaATAGAAGGGCATGTAGAGAATAAGAGAAATGAATATAGATGAATCTGCCTCCACATTTGCACAAGAAGCCATCCTGCTAGAAACACTTTATACTGTTATTACAGTAAAGTTATAGGATACCTATTTAAGCAGAATGGTTTTTGTGCTGTTGTTTTATCATGTATGCAGGTCATACAAAATATTGTGATAAATCCATTACACTTAAGGAAATAATTACACAAAACATAATGAGCTAAAAGCGTTAATGTTTGTGCACTAATTTCTTGCTGTTCGCTTGTGATGGTAActatatattttgataaaatctTATCTTTGCCTCACTTGCtgaaatgaattttgttttgttttttgttttgcttacaaCTTACATGGATTAAAAGGCTCATGCTTTATGGAAGAGTGGAAAGCACTGTATATAAGCAGTGTTAATATCTAGGAAGTATATCTGTTAGCAAAAAAGGGGATGCCACTAAAGTACCCttgtgttgttaaaaaaaagtttatttatagtaGACAATGAGTTTTCAATCTTGTCCTATTttacacatataaaaaaatgtgtacaaatttttcattcacaattttttcATACTTGAATAAAATCTTGAAAATGATagccaaatatatttttaaaaaacacatttcttcctgATGAATGCCATGTAAACGtcactaaaagaaaaacagaattgtTCCCTTCATCAAACTATCACTTAGCAGACCTTCCTGCAGAGGTATGATGCTACAGGAAACTGTCCAACATGAAAAAATCAGTTTCGATAAGTATTCATTGCTCCACAAGAGTATAAAATATCCATTTGGATAAAGAACAAGTTGTATACCTCTGGACAacagcttattttttttcaaactgatttttattgGTTCACTTCTTGGGTGCTATGATTCCTTCCAGTTGAGTCTGAAAAACATCAAATGTGGCATTtagtataaaataaagtaaaattaatctTAATTGAAAGACAATTGGATGAGGGTTTGCCATAACTAGCTTAGAACTTCAAATCTATATTGAGAGGCATCTGGCAGTTTGGGTGGGTTTTAATCGAATGGGCAATATCAATATAACTGATTCTCATTTTAACAATCTCAAGGGTTAAAAAATCTGCTACATTTATTATCTGGACTGTGGTATTATTAGGAATTTTTATGTAACCTATGTCATCTTTACCAAGCTTGAATCTCATGAAAatgtgtctttttttattttttttaaatgggaagtgcaaaatacagaaaaattctGAAGTGTTGAGGGAAAAATGCCCTTTGATGGGGCAATGAAAATTGCATATAAATGTCTACCATATCTCAGGTTGAGATCAAAGAGATTCAGTATGCTGAGCACCTATCTAGCATCTGGCTCTGCATGGGTGCCAATTCTTGATATAACAAACCCAGTGCCACTACCCTGTGGGCTGAGCATCCAGTTCTTCAGTTGCAGGATAATCACTTTCTGACAATATTGTTCACAAGTACCATTCTCGATGGTACCATTCATTCTATTCATGCCTAATAGCCTCGCATTTAAGTATAGacaacatttcatttaaaaaataaattgaaaaaaagaaaatctcaagggttttgttgtttatggAAGTCAGTTACACTGATACTTTTATAACCAATACTTCCATAAAAAATGGCCAGATATAATAACTATTATTTTAGATAATTTGGTGCAACTGGTTATTAAAACtcttatttgtttcttaaattttgACAATGCTGATATCCTTAGCTATGTAAGAAAATGCTATGGGATGCCTAGTATCACTTTTGTTCTCTTGTAAGGTCTGTACCTTCAATTGTTGATTGGTCCGTTTCAAGAACTGAATTTCTTCTGTATGCTTTTTCTCCTCCACCTGCCTTTGTTCTGCTGCCCTCTTCTCAATCTGGTCACATTTGGCCTTCAGTTCATTCACTTGCTTTTCTAGGTCACGCTTTTCGTTTTCTAGCTGATCAACCTGTAAGAAGGTAGATAAAAGGAAGTATCTGAGACATAATGACGAAGATCAGTAGATGAAACGAGAAAATCAGTAAATCTTTAAGACAAAGGGTGAATGGGTGAGAGGTCGTGGTtgcgtaattttttttattgcaacatTTCCAGGCGGGTTGGTTAATcggtaggaaagtgcttccaccgtAAAGGGATTTTGCAATATCGGAGGATGGGGTAGTATAAGGTGCAATGGGAAGATTGGATGGAAGACTAGAGTACCCATAGTAAAATCCTGACAGCCACCCCTGTAAACAGGCACATCAGAGACTATTGTGAGACAAGATCTGATCCAGGTTTTGACACTATGCTGTGGTGAGAAGCAATTACCACTCCACCACCAGATCATCCCAGATTTCAAGgtaacaaaaaagcaaaagaaaaaaaaccacttcatTCAACCTTTTTATTTGTGATACCAGCAGTCTTCTGGCAATTTCT
This window of the Pomacea canaliculata isolate SZHN2017 linkage group LG4, ASM307304v1, whole genome shotgun sequence genome carries:
- the LOC112562345 gene encoding hydroxymethylglutaryl-CoA lyase, mitochondrial-like gives rise to the protein MAVRLSSARILKFGKRLSRSYAQVGIAGLPSFVKIIEVGPRDGLQNEKNIVPTSVKVEFINKLSETGLPVIEVTSFVSPKWVPQMADHNEVLSAIHRKPGVVYTALTPNLKGLESAIAANVSEVAIFGAASETFSRKNINCSIEESLARFSDVLERAKAAKIKVRGYVSCVLGCPYEGDIKPEKVAEVAQRMFELGCYEISLGDTVGVGTPGAMRVLLSTVSKVVPVANLAVHCHDTYGQALANILAALQMGVSVVDSSVAGLGGCPYAKGASGNMATEDVVYMLNGLAIKTGVDINKLLEAGQYISNAIGRKTGSKVALATHSCL